GAACAGGCAGATAAGCCTTTTTTGCTGTGCACGCCCCCCGCCCCCCAATGTATAAACAAGATGAGCTCATTTTTGCCTTGGATGTGAAAAGGATAATCATTTTAAGAGCTCCAAGTGCTGAATATTGAACCATTGTTTTTATAGAGGAAAATGGACCTAGGAGACAAAAACCTTGTTGAAATGATAGCAAAAGTTATTGAAGAAGGTAAGACTTTAGAGGAGAAATATTGTTGTTATATCTGACTTTAGTGAGAGTTAAACAAGGCAAATATTATGTGAGCTGTTGTTTGGTGCTGCAAACtcatttcttactttcttttttgtggcCAGCTTCAGACACTGATGATAACCGTGAAGTGTTGATGACGGGTGGAAATAATTACCTGTCTATACAGGAGTTTGCCTCTGCAATCCCCAACCACCTACTCCTGGGGTCTCTACTGGAGCACCTGTGCTTTGTCTATGAGAGCAATCCAGCACGCTCACGTATGCTGTTTAAAGGTATGTAATGAGGTGTTGTACAGCAATTGACTGCTAGTTTAAAAATTATGTATGTCTTTGCTGACATTACATTGGGATGAGTGAGGTATTTTGAGATTATTGTTTGTTATTAATTCCAAATTCAGTGTCAGATTATTCTGTTGTCCTTCTGACAGTCATTGGCCAGCGTTTAGCCGCCATGAACCTCCTCTCACCTTTGGCTGTAAGCGATGAGTTCAGCACTGTCAGACTTCAGCACAATCGGGCCTTCACTGAGCTGCTTCATGCTGCCAGCTCCTCACTGTATCCACAGGTAACTGGACAAATTGCCACCATATCCACCAGTTTTCTTTATAGCTGATGATAATGTTGGCATTTTCAATGTTGGGACTAATCAGTTTTTTCAACTAATCGTGTTCATTTTGCAGGGGCAACAGTGTCTCGGCGCAACACATAATCCTGTAGTTAGGTAGGTTGGACTTTGAGCAGCTTTTAATGTTTAGCTgcttcaaattttttttttattattattacacaagGTTACACAGTGTACACACTCATAATACCACCTGCTGCAAACAACAGCGCATAAGacgaagagaaagaaaaaagagagaaaaaaggggcATTTCCTAAGAGatatctgttttttgtttttccacagaccTGAGGAGGGACTGTTTCAAGCGCAGACATCCCGGTACCTTAGTGAATTTGAAGAAGTCTGCAGACTTGGAAAAGGATCATATGGAAATGTTTTTAAGGTATTTAACTGTGCAACTGCATACTATTTTATTCAACTCCTCTCAAGAAGAAGAGTTGAGTTTCTAAATACATACATGTTATCTCTGACATCATCTTGTAGGTTATGAACAAACTGGATGGACAGTATTATGCTGTGAAGAAAATTCTCATCAAAAAAGTCTCAAAGGACGACTGCATGAAGGTGGGCCATCAGTGTTATCCATACAACGCTATTATGTCCAAGTACAGCAATATAATACTATACTATACATTATAATGCTAataattgtattattttatgttgCTGTAGGTCCTCAGGGAAGTCAAAGTGTTGTCCAGTCTGCAGCATGTAAATGTTGTGGGCTATCACACTGCGTGGATGGAGCATGTTCAACCTGCACCATGTGAGTATTGACCTGCTGTCCTGTGACAAGTTTGTGAGTGAAGTTACAATCCAAGAAGACCGTTGTTATCATAAGTTAAGCCTCATGTGAAAAACAATTCTGTTGTAGATCCTGAGTCTGGCCTGCCTGCACTGGGATCACCTGGAGCACAAGACAGGTAGGATCCGACATTAACAATCTTACAGTTTTTCTTATTCACTTATAAGAAAAACACTATAGTATTTATATTGGCATATGTGGATGCAATAATAGtcatttttactttacattCACAGTTTTGATGAGAGCTCTGGCAGCAGTGACACCAGCTCCTCCATTGTTTTTCAAAGCCTCAGTCATGCAGAGACAGATACTGCCCAAAGTGCAAAAATACCCCCAAGGGAGATGCAGCCTGTCAGAGCTTTAGTTTCAACCCAAGAGAAGGGCCAGGTGGTGTGTCCCAAGACAATGCGCCGTATCCCCAAGAACTATGTCCCCTGTGTGTTCCTGGGACAGGGAGAACCCCTGAGAAGTTCCAAATGTCCTGCCACAGGCTGGGACAGCTCGGCACTCCTAGAGGAACAGTCCAGCAGAAGTAGCATCGAACTGAACAACAACTCCCTCATCAACAAGGAGTGTCAGCAGTGGCCTGACATTCGCACAAGGAAACCTTCTAAAGAGGCATGTGTCCCAATAGGTTTTTCCATGATCAGACAAAGGATTGTTTTATGGCTTGCTGAcagcaattcttttttttctttcagaatacttttaaaagtaaaatgcacacgtaaaatgttttcagttttggtttGGCTGTATCTGCAGGTTCAGTTCCACCTGATGCTCTACATCCAGATGCAGCTGTGTGAGCGCTCACTGAAGGACTGGATCTCTGACAGGAACACCAGGCCCAAAGAAGAACAGACCTCAAGATGtaatttttaattgtgtttattacattatttgaaATTAGAGAATTATTTAATGCCgataatatatttaatttttattttgagatatactaaaatataaatgaagaaaataaatagattttctgtttttttttaccgtCAGGTCCTTATGGATGCGTTGATACCGAACACACACTCAACCTGTTGAGAGAGATACTTGAAGGAGTGGAATACATTCACTCCAGGGGAATTATGCACAGAGACCTGAAGGTAAGCTGCTTCCATAGATTTTATTCAATCAGATGCAAGTCACGTGCAGTTTGTGGTGTTAAAGAGGAGCAATATCAAATGAGTTATAAAATGAGTTCTGTTCACCATCCATCACAAAGGAAATGGGTAAATTCTCCCAGTAGCTGAATACAAAGTCATATTCACTCTGAGGTAGGATTTTTCTCAACTCCTCTTTCCTGTCTCTGACATGTTTCAGATAAATGACACTCTTACAAATATCCTGAAGCCTCCTTGGCTGTTGAATGAGCTTTAGTAGCTGGTCTCTCTGTTTAAAGAAACATGGCAGTGTCAAGGTCGAGGGCAGGTGGCCTTTGTGGTTATAGAGAGAGAGCGGGGAGGTCAGACTGAAGAGTTTCACCAGCAGAGACCTGTTCCTTACATTCGGCCTGTGGTTcaggaacagaaacagacagttCTCCCCTGCTTTGCTCAGCTTATTGATGTTGGCTCCGTACCTGAGCAGCAGGTCTACCAGCTCCTCGTTGCCCATGCTGCACACCTCCTGTAAAGGTGTCATTCCAGCTTTGTTCACAGCGTTGACTTCGGCCCCGTGCTCGAGCAGCTCAGAGATGCAGCCATTGCGGTCTTCCATTGTTTTAGTGGTCTTCATAGCCACAGCCACAACAGCTAGGTGTAGAGGAGTGTTCCCAGAGTGCTTCACCCTCTTCAAAATAGTCAAgaatttagtttaatttaatgtaGGATGGATGTAGAACATAAATCAAGTTTTTATGTTGTGCAGAACAAAATATACATGTGATTAAGACGAAGTCAGTATCTGGCAAGCGTTGGCAAATTACTGTCCATTAAACAGAAATTGTAGCACAGTTGATActgtaaaaaatacaaaattagtaaaatatttcagtgaattatagtattttcaacaattttttatttgcttgtctgtctgcctcaaAAGAGAAATTGCCAAGTTGAATTGCAAACCTACACTATGGATTATGAGGGCTCGGTTACCCATCATTCTTGTCTGTTGGCTTAgtattttttttgctgaaatgttATAAATTCttacttttgtattttctttgttgtgcttGTCTTAGGTCAGAATTGTGTACCTTTTTTCATGACAGACTTTTTGACTTCCTGTAGCAGGAAGAGCACAGTTGTTACAGCACTGACATGACTTAGTTCTGTTCAGGTGCCCAAGTGAGCTGAGGAATATAGTTGTTATTTGTGAGTAATTACAGCTCTGCTACATGACTGCTGTGAAAGggtcttctgtgtttgtgttttgtgtgttattgcaaaaaaaaaaaacccccaaaaaacacacaaacaaaccaaggAACAACACGAACCATGTTGATGTCTGCTCCCTCTTTGATTAAACTGGCTATAATATCCTTATGGAGGATCCCAGCAGCCATATGGAGGGGCGTCATCCCACTGCTGTTGACAGCATTAACATCAGCACCATACTTGGTCAGAATACAGATCGCAGATAGTGCTGTGTAGCGTACTGATAGGTGGAGAGCTGTCTGGTGACTCTCCCCTTCCACCTAGAGAtgaaccacaacacacacacacacaccttataCAAAACATGTCTGAAGGAATTACCAAAAAAATGCCATGTAAACATCACAAATTACTCATGCCTGTTAAATTTCACAGAAAGTGCaaaaaaatagactaaacatcGATTTGCTATAAGAAAAACTTTTCACCTCCGCATTGACGTCGGCGCCGTGCTCACAGAGGAGCCGTAGACAAGCCTCTGCCTGCGTACACGCATCAGTCACAGCAGTCTTAACTTTGGGACCTGGTGTTGGCCAACTAGTTATCACCAAGTGCAGACTTGTCAGACCGAGTCGATCCctgtgacacaaacagagacagatgaaaacagtgcagatggagatgtttttttattaagaGATAAAAGGAACTAGCGGTGTGCGTCACTTTGCTGTTGTCACGGGAAGTCATCGAGTTGCGTAAATGAAATTAGACCCTTGTTGTATATATAATGTTCTTTGTTTTAGGAAATAAACTAAACAATCTTACTGGAATTAATTCTTTTTAACAGCTCTTCCtgagttatttttattttgtttatttgtgagaGACCCATCTAACACTGTAGCACTGATGGCCGGgatgtgtggtgtttgtgtttatatctgTATTcttgttcgtgtgtgtgtgtgtttagaccTTGTTTCAGGGTCTGCCCCTGCTGACAGCAGGCTCTGTAtgctttttacttttctgtaaGAGGCAGCCAGATGAAGGGGAAGGATAGCGAGGCCCTAAGGCAaaacatgacaagacaagacaagacaaactggAATACTCAACAGTACAAATATGTTGCAATTTAACActacaaaaaaatgctttcttttttgctttttctgttgctttcatCAGTTAAATTGTCACACTGTAGTAGTAACACATGACAGTTATGAGTCATCGTTGACCTTCTTGTGGTTATCAGTGTCTAGatttaattaatataaaaaatataacatttcagTTCACGTGACAATTCTTGCGGAGTGAAATTTCTTtcaaacttatttatttatttatttattttaatgattgtATTGTTGCAATTACCTTCCAGAAATCTTCTCCAGGTGCACTGTCTCGTGTGTTGATGAGAAAGTCGCTGCCATACTTTTTTGTCATGTCTTCTATATGTTCCAAGTCTTCATCCATAACGGCAGTATAGAATTCATTGTTGTGAAATTTGGTAATGTTTGCGCTCCTATCCTGGTGCTCCTTGTTCTCCTCCAACATGATCAGGTAGTGCCGCTTCACTGATGTCTGTGTTTAGTTTTTCTCGAGGTGTGCCGTGGTTGAAAGCTGGTTATTCTGGTTTGCAGATACAAGTTGCCGCGGCACTTTAGTTAATTTGAAAGTCTAAGGCAGTCTGAATCATAATGTTTACTAGCCACTTCTCTTTCCTGAGTTTTGTAATTTCAGGAGCTGCTTCTCTAttctgtgtttggtgttttcagtcagtgtgatTGCATCATGTAGGTTGGAGACTTAAATTTCTAAGTTTGATGCAAGGTCTTCCTGTCACAACTGATAACTTCTTGCTGCATGCGGGGCCAGTTATGGGGACTGGTGACATCCTTCCCCCTTGCTGGCCTGTTTatatatcactgtgtttgtgtgtttgtaaagcactttgtaactctAGTTTTGAtaagtgctatacaaataactttattttatattattattatcattattatgatgATTTTTAGGTTGTTCCAGGACATGTGTAGGAAACCAAGGTATTAAGGAATTGTAACTTTGCAAAAGCTTTTGTacttaataatttaaaatgcaggaaataaataacagtGTTTCCAAATAGGAACAGAGTAGTTTATGTGATATGAGCCTTTCTTGGGAGAATATATTAGAAGTACAAGTGTAGTTTTAGTGTAATGTTAAATAGTGTGAAGCTCTAAAATTATTGATTTCTGCCATTCATATGTTGTGTGaaacactgtgatgtcacacgcaaaaatgtttggtttttgcATCTTTACACCCAGTGACATATGGAACTGAGCcctatatttgtttttgtttttgttttgtttttttcacagccAAGGAACATTTTCCTCCACGGTCATGACTGCCATGTTCGGATTGGGGACTTTGGGTTGGCCTGCAGGGATATCATAATAGATGGCCATAAAAGCACAGCTTCTGTCAGCAGTGGTAATACTGCACCCctgttcttattttattttcatgatatgTTACCTCACAGAGTCACCACTAGATGGTGCTATTAGCTGTAAAGTCACATTTCTGGTGTATTTTGCAGATTCCTCACATACCACGGGTGTTGGCACATTTGTGTATGCTGCACCAGAACAACTAAAGGGCTCCCATTATGATTCAAAGGTAAGAACATTAATGATAtgacaaatataaaaattattTCCTCTATGGTTATCTCTTctatgaaaagaaacaaaaagaaaaaaaaactatgagtttaaactttatttgtattgttgttgttcacCCAGTCTGACATGTACAGCATTGGTGTGCTGGCTCTTGAGCTATTCCAGCCCTTTGGGACGGAGATGGAACGGGTCCAGATACTTGGGGACCTGAGAGAGGGGAAAATTCCTGACTCGTTCTGCCACAGATGGCCAGTCTTGACCAAGTACATCATGAAGCTGACGAGTAAAGACCCGGGTGTTCGACCCACGGCCAGCCAACTTCTACAGTGTGAACTCTTCTGCAGTAAAGATATAGTATGTAGTTGTGGATATATTTACACTCTAAAAATGATTAATCTCCTATGATTTTTGAGCTGTTACAAGAAATTAAAGTTAGAGATTATTGATCTAAAATCTCCAAAGTATGTATCAATCTGCAAACAAATGTAAATTCCATTTAGTGGTACTTCCACtgtgcagcttttgttttaCCGTATGTGTGGGCTCTCTGCATGTGTCACCTAAAGGTGCTCACTTACAGCTACTGTgaaatttgtaataaaaatcACCAATCAGTTTTAAGAATGTTTGCCCTTTTCAGGTAATCCATGGTTTGCAGAAAAGGGttgaagagcaggaggaagagatcATGCAGCTGAGGAGACAGATCAGCCAGCTTCAGAGAGCAGAAGTCACAGTTCATTTCTCTGAGTCGGACAAGACCTGAGCCTTAAAAATCTCAACTCTCCACAGACTGTCAAAACTTGATTTATTCTGCCACTGTTGTACTATGTGGTACTTACTGGAGAAGtggtagagtgtgtgtgtgtgtgtgtgagtgagtgagtgtgtgtgtgtatgtaagcaCTTGAGTGTGTCTTGTACACTTGGATGTAACAGTGCAATTATTTATCTTCATTTGAATGTTCAATAAAACCCATTTCTGCTATGTCTGAAATATTATCGATCAGTTGAGATGTTGCTTTCAAAGTATTACACTTATTAGAACTTACTGAAAAGCTGACATATATGCAGAATTTCCAAGGTATATTATGATTATTGTGCAGCTTCTTGatcctgaagaagaagaatctgcCCTGTCAGCAAATTGGAAAGAATATTTAATTATGGACATGAAATACAGTGTAACTGGATTTAGAAATCGGCATTTCAGCATAGATGCAGCGATCTGTGCTGTCCAATAATAATTGTGGAATCACTTGGAGTATAAGTTTCATGtgtataaaacacacaatgctgGTTGTACATCATGTACACAAAGGTCAGAGGTGTGTACATGCGACGGATCTTCCCGAAAGCCGTGCTTCTCAGAAAAACTGGCGAATGAGCCAATCAGAGACTTCGTTTCATTGCAGGTACCCGGATGTACCCGTGGGGCAATTAGCTACGTCATTGTTCACCGCCGGACACCCACTGGAAATAAGGAATGGATTTACAACCGCGATTAACGTATTCATAATAGATTCCAGGTGAGTATGTTGTTGCTTTTACAGTGAAGTGGCACTTTAACTGTGCAGCTGTAATATTTTGGTACGCCTGTGCCTCTGAGATTTGGTGTAGTAGCCTTACACCGGTCCTCTGTCATGTCGGAGAGAGCAGcgcagtgaacacacacagccgCCGGTGTCGAGCCCCTCCTCTGTCTAGCTAGGAAGACGTCCCGTTACATGGGCCCACGCTTGTAAATTAAATCTGATTCGAGGTGGAAAAAAGCAGTcttcagcatttaaaataaatggttTCGTTTCTCCCCGCCATGTCAGTCAGCTTCCATCGTGTCGAGCTAGCTAGCAGCGTTAGCATCAATATTGTCGCGCGATTGCAGCCGAACGTAATGTTAGCGTTCGATAGCTGTGTGTTATGTTCGCGGTTTCCATGGTGTCGGTTCCTTCACTCATTGTTCGCTCCTCATCAGTCATTCTGTTCCAGTCTTTGCCTAGAAAGGTGAGTTTTTAATCGGTGCTCCGTCTCCCACAATGGCTAACAGAGGTTTAATTCGTGTTTTATTGAGGTTTAGCGGCGGTGCGTGTTAAAGGCCTAGCAGCCGTCTGTTAGCCAACGTGAGCCACTATGTCGGAGCGGGTGGGAGGGAACAGCTGTTGTTGTAAACGTGCTTCCGACCAGGAAATTTCATCTGCCGGGTTTTTGAGTCAGTAACTTGCGTTTTGGTAACGTAAGTACGGTAAAATCATTGTATATTAGCTCCCAGAAATTGGTCGTGTTGAAAATTGAAGTTAACACCTTACTAATGTTTTCCGCCGACTGCTCTGTAAAGGAAAACTTACCAGGTGCCCTTAAATGGCTAATGTTTGTCATCACTTCAAGTAGAGCTACGATAATTCAGTTTTTAGATACAAGCGGTGGCCAAATGACAAATGTCTTAACTCGTTTCCTGTTATTATCTTGCTCATAGCTTTTTTGATACGTTTGAATAGTGTGCCAATAGTCAGCCAAGACTTTCCTCTGACATCAAGCCACTGTGCTCCCTTGTTTATTCATATTGCATGATGCTAGTTAATGACATGCAGCCAGAATTCCTTCAGACTGCTCCCACTCAGTTTGGTTACTTTGTCTTAGACATAAACAGTAGTTACCTGGATGTAACGCCAGTTCTGTATTTCCGCCATGTAACTGCTATTTCTATTATCAGCATATAACAGGCTTTGATATTGGCTAAAACCTAAGGCCAACAGAACTGATTGttataaataaacattacagtCTGCCCTGAACAGGTCAGACTGTAGACAGTAGATGTACACATAGGTCAGATCTATGGATGTTATCCAGTCATGTGGCTGGATTGCACACCAGAAGCTGTCTGACTGTCGGCATGCAAAAAAGTCCTCTGTGCAATGTTGCTGTTCTGGACACGGTGATCCAGATCTGACTGTTTTTCCCACAGCACACCTGCAGTGTGTCACAAATGTGAGTACacccttcacatttttgtaaatattttattacatcTTTTCATGGGAGAGcactaaagaaatgaaactttgcTGCAATGTTAAGTAGTCTGTGTACAGcttgtttaacagtgaaaatttgcTGTCCtaagtgaaaatgtccaaattggGCCCAATTAGCCATTTTCCCTCCCTGGTGTCATGTGACTCGTTAGTGTTACAAGGTCTCTAGTGTAAATGTGGAGCAGATGGGAAATACATTTGGTCTCATCACTTGCACTCCTCATACTGGTCACTGGAAGTTCAACATGGCACCTCATGGCAAAGAACTCTCTGAggatcttaaaaaaaaagaattattgCTCTACATAAAGATGGCCAAGGCTATAAGAAAATTGCCAACACCCTGAAACTGAGCTGCAGCATGGTGGCCAACACCATACAACGGTTTAAGAGTAGAGGTTCCACTCAGAATAGGCCTCGCCGTGGTCAACCAAAGAAGTTGAGTGTACGCGCTGAGCGTTATATCCAGAGGTTGTCCATGGAAAATAGATGTAGGAGTGCTGTCAGCATTGCTGCAGAGGTTGAAATGGTGGGGGGTCTGTCTGGCAATGTTCAGACTATACGTCGCACACTGCATCACATTGGTCTGCATGGCTGGCGTCCCAGAAAGAAGCCTCTTCTAAAGTTGATGCACAAGAAAGCCCGCAAACACTTTGCAGAAGACAAGCAGACTTTAACACATGGATTACCGGAACCATGTCCtgtggtcagatgagaccaaaatcaaCTTATTTGGTTCTGATGGTGTCAAGCATGTGTGGCAGCAACCAGGTGAGGAGTACAAAGACAAGTGTCTCTTGCCTACAGTCAAGCATGGTGGTGGGAGTTTCATGGTCTGGGGCTGCATGAGTGCTGCTGGCACTGGGGAGCTACAGTTCATTGAGGAAAACATGAATGCTAACATGTACTGTGAAATACTCAAGCAGAGTATGATCTCTTCTAATCGGAAACTGGGCCACAGGGCAGTATTCCAGCATGATAACGACCCCAAGCACACCTCCAAGACGACCACTGCCTTGCTAAAGAAGCTGAGGGTAAAGGTGATGGACTGGCCGAGCACGTCTCCTGACCTAAACCCTAGAGAGCATCTGTGGGGCGTCCTCAAACGTAAGGTGGAGCAGCGCAAGGTCTCTGACATCTACCAGTTTCATGGTGTCGTCATGGAGGAGTGGAAGAGGGTTCCAGTGGCATCCTGTGCAGCTCTCGTGAGCTCCATGCCCAAGAGGGTTAAGGCAGTGCTGGAAAATAATGGTGGTCACACAAAATATTGACACTTTGGGCTCAGTTTGGACAATTTCACTTACGGGTGTACTCACTTTTGTTGCCAGCGGTTTAGGCATTAATGGctgtgtattttgttattttgaagaGACAGCAAATTTTCAATGTTATACAAGCTGTACATAGAGTACTTAACATTGtagtttcatttctttagtgCTTTCCCGTGAaaagatataataaaatatttacaaatatgtGAAGTGTGTACTCACttttgtgacatactgtatgtgctgcagCACAGcggttgggaatcactgctTTATACATCTGGGATCTGGGATGCAGCTTTTGTTAGCTACAGCCCAAAGCTCCATCTTATGTTACATTAATTATGGCATTTTATCCCTGGTTTTATGTTCACtccatgtgtttttatgtgaggTGCTTGGTGCATGTAATTTCTTGTATGAAAGGtgctataaaaataaagttcatTATCATTAACTATTAGTTGTTGTCTATGGTGACAAGGTCTGTAAGAACAAAGAACAGGTGAAGAATTAGAATTTTTGTTAATTCTAGAATAGTCAAAGAAGATGAAATCAAAACTTTTGACTTAATCTGCATCTTCTGTTGCTCATAACCCCTTGTCTCTGTCCTTCCTTCAGCAATGAACAATGACAATAGTTGACAGATCTTCAGAAAAGTCTGACCACGAGTCAGTCGGGTGTAAGCGATCTCCCTTCACCAGTGGAGACGTGGGGATGGACGGCAGCTGTTCCAGCAGCTGGGCAGTGGGTCCCACCATGACCGGCGACTCTCCGAGGCTGAAGGCTCCAGGAGGCTGCCTGGGCCCGACGCCTGGAGCTGTAGTCTACAACAGTACACCCTCCTCTGTGGACCGCCCCAAGGAGCAAGGTATGCttttatcagctgttttcaTGATGCATGTGTCTTGAAAGCTGGGGGGGAAATAATTAAGACATTGGCAGGTTGCACATATTCCATTGGATGCAGACCAGGGCTTAGCCAAGTTACGCTCCCTGCCTCCATTTATCCTTCACAGAGACTCATGGAACACTTCTTTGACCAGTGTTGTCAAACAATACAGTTAGACATGTATTTGGGGCTAACAAGACATACAAAGCTCCACCAGTGAAGCTAAAATCTTTGCTTGTGTTCCTGTATGAAAGTGTGATACAACTGGTTTTGTGGGTGTTGTGTTGCTGCTTCCACtttactttcattcattcatttcgTTACATAACCAAGCCAGTTTTGAACTGGTAGCACGATCAATCACTTGAGCTTGTGACGCAGTTGTTGTTTTGACATAAAGAGCAGCAGCCTGACTGcctgactgaaacaaaacaaaaagcaattcCTGTCTGTTTTAGGCGTTAGTCACACTGTGTAGTGTGATCGTTATGACTATGGTACTATTGTTCCTTTACTCTTCATCAGTATGTGTTTACATAGACAGTTTAGCATATAAACAGTTAGCTTTTGATGACCCTGATAACACAAATGTATTGAATTTGATTTTAGTAATGATGTTGGCTCTGTGTGTCTAGTGATAAGCAGTGATGACGGCATTGACTTGCCCCAGAAGGTCCTCTTCCCTCCAGAGCGGCTCAACCTAAAGTGG
The Scatophagus argus isolate fScaArg1 chromosome 21, fScaArg1.pri, whole genome shotgun sequence genome window above contains:
- the LOC124053215 gene encoding ankyrin repeat domain-containing protein 61-like isoform X2 gives rise to the protein MAATFSSTHETVHLEKISGRDRLGLTSLHLVITSWPTPGPKVKTAVTDACTQAEACLRLLCEHGADVNAEVEGESHQTALHLSVRYTALSAICILTKYGADVNAVNSSGMTPLHMAAGILHKDIIASLIKEGADINMRVKHSGNTPLHLAVVAVAMKTTKTMEDRNGCISELLEHGAEVNAVNKAGMTPLQEVCSMGNEELVDLLLRYGANINKLSKAGENCLFLFLNHRPNVRNRSLLVKLFSLTSPLSLYNHKGHLPSTLTLPCFFKQRDQLLKLIQQPRRLQDICKSVIYLKHVRDRKEELRKILPQSEYDFVFSYWENLPISFVMDGEQNSFYNSFDIAPL
- the eif2ak1 gene encoding eukaryotic translation initiation factor 2-alpha kinase 1 isoform X2; this encodes MKYSLTRKMDLGDKNLVEMIAKVIEEASDTDDNREVLMTGGNNYLSIQEFASAIPNHLLLGSLLEHLCFVYESNPARSRMLFKVIGQRLAAMNLLSPLAVSDEFSTVRLQHNRAFTELLHAASSSLYPQGQQCLGATHNPVVRPEEGLFQAQTSRYLSEFEEVCRLGKGSYGNVFKVMNKLDGQYYAVKKILIKKVSKDDCMKVLREVKVLSSLQHVNVVGYHTAWMEHVQPAPYPESGLPALGSPGAQDSFDESSGSSDTSSSIVFQSLSHAETDTAQSAKIPPREMQPVRALVSTQEKGQVVCPKTMRRIPKNYVPCVFLGQGEPLRSSKCPATGWDSSALLEEQSSRSSIELNNNSLINKECQQWPDIRTRKPSKEVQFHLMLYIQMQLCERSLKDWISDRNTRPKEEQTSRCPYGCVDTEHTLNLLREILEGVEYIHSRGIMHRDLKPRNIFLHGHDCHVRIGDFGLACRDIIIDGHKSTASVSSDSSHTTGVGTFVYAAPEQLKGSHYDSKSDMYSIGVLALELFQPFGTEMERVQILGDLREGKIPDSFCHRWPVLTKYIMKLTSKDPGVRPTASQLLQCELFCSKDIVIHGLQKRVEEQEEEIMQLRRQISQLQRAEVTVHFSESDKT
- the eif2ak1 gene encoding eukaryotic translation initiation factor 2-alpha kinase 1 isoform X1, which translates into the protein MYSSTSNNEVLRSEECSGSSSNLWLHRKHDVSLISLASEEDDEVQFDTSDTDDNREVLMTGGNNYLSIQEFASAIPNHLLLGSLLEHLCFVYESNPARSRMLFKVIGQRLAAMNLLSPLAVSDEFSTVRLQHNRAFTELLHAASSSLYPQGQQCLGATHNPVVRPEEGLFQAQTSRYLSEFEEVCRLGKGSYGNVFKVMNKLDGQYYAVKKILIKKVSKDDCMKVLREVKVLSSLQHVNVVGYHTAWMEHVQPAPYPESGLPALGSPGAQDSFDESSGSSDTSSSIVFQSLSHAETDTAQSAKIPPREMQPVRALVSTQEKGQVVCPKTMRRIPKNYVPCVFLGQGEPLRSSKCPATGWDSSALLEEQSSRSSIELNNNSLINKECQQWPDIRTRKPSKEVQFHLMLYIQMQLCERSLKDWISDRNTRPKEEQTSRCPYGCVDTEHTLNLLREILEGVEYIHSRGIMHRDLKPRNIFLHGHDCHVRIGDFGLACRDIIIDGHKSTASVSSDSSHTTGVGTFVYAAPEQLKGSHYDSKSDMYSIGVLALELFQPFGTEMERVQILGDLREGKIPDSFCHRWPVLTKYIMKLTSKDPGVRPTASQLLQCELFCSKDIVIHGLQKRVEEQEEEIMQLRRQISQLQRAEVTVHFSESDKT
- the LOC124053215 gene encoding ankyrin repeat domain-containing protein 61-like isoform X1 gives rise to the protein MLEENKEHQDRSANITKFHNNEFYTAVMDEDLEHIEDMTKKYGSDFLINTRDSAPGEDFWKGLAILPLHLAASYRKVKSIQSLLSAGADPETRDRLGLTSLHLVITSWPTPGPKVKTAVTDACTQAEACLRLLCEHGADVNAEVEGESHQTALHLSVRYTALSAICILTKYGADVNAVNSSGMTPLHMAAGILHKDIIASLIKEGADINMRVKHSGNTPLHLAVVAVAMKTTKTMEDRNGCISELLEHGAEVNAVNKAGMTPLQEVCSMGNEELVDLLLRYGANINKLSKAGENCLFLFLNHRPNVRNRSLLVKLFSLTSPLSLYNHKGHLPSTLTLPCFFKQRDQLLKLIQQPRRLQDICKSVIYLKHVRDRKEELRKILPQSEYDFVFSYWENLPISFVMDGEQNSFYNSFDIAPL
- the eif2ak1 gene encoding eukaryotic translation initiation factor 2-alpha kinase 1 isoform X3, which codes for MTGGNNYLSIQEFASAIPNHLLLGSLLEHLCFVYESNPARSRMLFKVIGQRLAAMNLLSPLAVSDEFSTVRLQHNRAFTELLHAASSSLYPQGQQCLGATHNPVVRPEEGLFQAQTSRYLSEFEEVCRLGKGSYGNVFKVMNKLDGQYYAVKKILIKKVSKDDCMKVLREVKVLSSLQHVNVVGYHTAWMEHVQPAPYPESGLPALGSPGAQDSFDESSGSSDTSSSIVFQSLSHAETDTAQSAKIPPREMQPVRALVSTQEKGQVVCPKTMRRIPKNYVPCVFLGQGEPLRSSKCPATGWDSSALLEEQSSRSSIELNNNSLINKECQQWPDIRTRKPSKEVQFHLMLYIQMQLCERSLKDWISDRNTRPKEEQTSRCPYGCVDTEHTLNLLREILEGVEYIHSRGIMHRDLKPRNIFLHGHDCHVRIGDFGLACRDIIIDGHKSTASVSSDSSHTTGVGTFVYAAPEQLKGSHYDSKSDMYSIGVLALELFQPFGTEMERVQILGDLREGKIPDSFCHRWPVLTKYIMKLTSKDPGVRPTASQLLQCELFCSKDIVIHGLQKRVEEQEEEIMQLRRQISQLQRAEVTVHFSESDKT